A region of the Sardina pilchardus chromosome 3, fSarPil1.1, whole genome shotgun sequence genome:
TAGTGAGTTTTCTGTGATTAGAACTGTACTTACGGAAGTACTGAGGGCACCCCAGAAACCCTTGTCAGGACAGGTGTCTCGTACGAGCGGCTCAAGTACCCCTCCTATTCCACAGCAATCAAACTAAACACAGGAAAGATGACAAAGTGTGAAGAACACAACACATTGCTGAACACTGAAAGGCAGATCAGATATTTAATTGATTGTCTATGTTAAAGGTGCTCCAAGTGATGGAACACTGTTTCTAAGCTTCAAAATAAACTGTCTGCAACTTGCATATGGACTGAAGTGTCCAGAAAGTTTATTAGGAAGATTCTccgtttttgtttgtctggcaccttCGTTATTGTGAGTGCGGTGCAACTCCTTCAAAACAGTTTCTAAGCTAAGCTTTTTTGGTCACATACAATTTGTTTGCTGTATGCAACAAAAAACTGTTTTAGCTTAGAGACCACGAAAcattgcttagagcacctttaaaggGATGAATAAATTAAGTTATAGGAAAGTTTCAAGGTTTTGtgcttgttcttgttctttacCACTTTATGGAAAATTCTGAGGGTGGTACCAATGCTTGCATCACGATTGTTGACGAACTGTGCGTAAAGGGAGGCATACACGTTGGCAATATCCTGAGATACCTGGAGACCATGGGACACAGACAGGGAACCGTTAAAGCAGCGTTATGAAAGTTCatgaaaatcgtttttttgcCGTAGTTACACAGCATAAAATGCATGTTAATGATGTGCATAACACCATTATCCCCACTAGCCTCCGTATGAACTCAAGACTGGAGACCCCACAGATATGTTTAAACAGTTTATAAAACATATCAAATAAATCACTGGGATACATCAACCTTAGCCTGGGAACACCCAGACTTTCACAACTGTGAAAACgggagtgggtctggaaaagtTTAACTGACTTACGACTTCCAGCAAGGGCATAACTAGCAGTGAAACTTCAATTGGTACATTataaactcttaccaaatcatTTCAAAGGTTTGgcaatcttgtaaacaaaggttttaaaacATAGACGGAGCGAGTCTCTACCGAGAAAGCCAACCAGAATGGTGACCCGACAAATCTCATAAGAATCCTTAAACATTACCTTATCAGTGGACATAGCTATTTGGAGatagtttttgcctgttgttaatccttcacctccacaacaaaagcacatTCATTGTAGGGATAGGTCACGAGAAGTTTGCCATTTACAATAGCAGAGTAAAATCTAAATATATAGCGACTCTAGAGGAGTACTCTCTAACAAAACTCAGCAGCGCAGGTTATTCTAGGTGTCCCAGTCATCTAGTAATATCACTGATACGTGGGCAGAATTGGCTCTGTGCACTAGCGTAATGAAACTTTCGTTTTGACTAGTATTCGGTAGACCCGTTTCCTGTTTGTGGCCATCACTgtcaacacacagcagtgcTCCTTAGAGTTGCCCAAGATTTTAAGAAACTTAAAGACTCACATACATTGTATTTCTTACGTTTGGTAAAACTGCTTACAGGGACTTACAGGGAATAAATCATCTCATTAGGAGAGTATATCCCATACActttagaccttcatcaggcgACCACTTTGAATCTTCAGTGTCACAATTTCCACATTAATAAGTGTAATCTCTATTATCAATGAATTAGACTTCTCTTACTAatttactttcatttaaaatgtATGACATGTATGTAAAATGTATCATAGGTATGATGACAGAGAATCCAGGCACAGGAAAATAAAGGAGATCACCAAATTAAGAGGGAATCCATGAGTGGACTAGAACATGGTCTTTATCATCAACTTTATCAAAGCATATCATGGGAAGAAGTTTCCTGTTCTCcaaccactcatttcaattcccccccccccccccccccacccaccccccacccccaccactgaatttctccccctcccccatctcacCTCGTCACTGCGCATGAACACCAGTACTCCAGCTCCAATCTCCACACCTGCCATGATGGCCAACAATATGGCAAACTACAAGAAAACAATTTCAAGAAAACAAGACTAAATAAACAACCAGCAATTAACTTGGTCACATTTATAGACATAAGAGCTACTTTCCCATTTTCACAGAACTTTCCATGTACTTATACATGTGTATCTAAATGGGCAGATTTATCAAAGTGCTAAAAGCCAGAggcaaattattttggatgacaAAATCAAAGGGAGTGGGCAGCTTTTCTAGGATTGCCGTTTCAGAAATGTTGTTCTGTTGTGCCGGAGTGCATTCTCTGCCGGAGTGCATTCTCTGTCAAAAGACATCTGCTTTAAATGGCCCCAATGGCATTTATCAGGGTGGTCTGGTGTTGACCTGACACCTGGTCAGATCATGTAGGCACCAGACAATGACCTGTCTGGTTAGAGACGCAAGGCAATCTTCACATGAATACACGCCCTCTCCCTGTAGACTATATTCACACAACTTGCTTTTCATTTAAATCCAAACTGATTGTGTTATGATTAGTGTAGAAGAGCTGCACAGACAGTCATCCCCGTTTTCATTAGTAAAGTTTTAATGTAGACAGCGATATAATTTTACACAGAAACCCACGTTCCTTTCCTGTCTGGACCTTGGCAGTATTATGAGTCTCCACTATTTACTTTTACTTCCATTACTTGCCTGCCGGTGGTCAATGCAAAATGCACTGCGTTTACAATGCAAATGTAGTGTGGCTGTAGCCTTCGTACAAGCCATTCCAATTTTTTAgagaaataataatagtaacctTGTGCCTAGTTGAAAACCACTCTCGTGACTAACTTCCCTTTTATCTGTGGTACAAAATTGCCAGATTGCTCTATGGGTAATTCCATAGCAACTCAACACTGAAATCTTGGGTTTGACACCAAGGTCTCAGATTCTTGGCATTTGTTTTTGGTCAGATCTCATTTCATTCTTAAGATATGCCTTTTTCAACATGAAGAGACAATTGCGGCAAAAAAGTATTTCATGTGTCAAAACACTATTTCAATGTTGTCAAGGAAGAATGTTTGAACTGGAATTACCCTTATACTATAGGGCCTCTTTAAAAGAGAAGTtcctttgaatgtttttttttaaaaaacaaattaaGTTCCGGGTAACGCAAAACAGGCCACTTCGTTTCCAGCACACAGCTGATAGACATGTGCTGATAGAACGATATGTCTCCATGTTATGTTATCActtttttttctactttttCACAAATCACCTTTGTTCTGCACCTAGACTTTTGCATCTTTTTACTCATCTTTTTACTCGTCACTCATTTTTCGCCATTAAAGCATTAGGGCAGCCCgtcacaggtaggctatataAAGAGAAGTGAGAGGCCCCATTGCCTGAGAGTTCTGTCAGGAATGGGTTGGGTGCTCTGATCTAGTCTTATTTTAATGCCGTTGATAAACTCGCTCCAGCAAATGTGTGACTAAACTAAAGTTGTACTTAATCAGTGGTGTCTGTCTGAACCACTGATAAAGTGGGATACTCAAATCAGTATTGATGGCTGCAGAATCGACAAGTGAATGTGATTAGACCATTTTACAGTATTTAGAAGACCACCATGGCTGtatctatagcctactttactaTACACCTCTGAGAAGACAAAAATGTTCCAGGCCAGAATCTTTATGAAGTTGTTAGGCTGCATGAATACTTACAATTCCTAAGGACGAGCGGTTCTCGTTGCAAGCTCCATGGAACCCACAAATGGACACGATGAGCATCAGTGAACCCAGTATgatcaacaccaccacaactGTGTTACAATGGGTTTTAAGAAAGTTATTAAAGGGACATTCAACTCCATTTGTCTCTATCTGGTCAAATTTGATCCAGAAACTATATCTATACATGAGATCCATGCTGAAATATTCTGGAATTTACAGGAAGTTAATCTACCCTGTTATTTTTTTACTGACAGTTAATGGAGCAACGTCATTGACTAGTTGACACACTTACATATGACAAACTGTTGTGTTTTCAACTCAACGTCGAAGAGCCCACGTGTCTCTGAGCTAAGCCTCAGTCCAAGGCCCAAACCAACCATCCCAAGTCCCACAATCtaaagagggaaagacagaacaAAGAAATATGGCAACAGTTGACACTTGACATGTAGAAACTCACAAAAAAGAAACGCAAATGTACCGCTTTAATTCTGCTGTCTATGAGGGGAAGCGGTGAAAACGAGACAAACtgatcttttttcccccccatcaaAAGCCATAATGCATGCTCAGCCCGATCGCCTAAATGTCACAACAGGGAACAAAGGCAGTAAATCTGAGATAGAGATCATTTTATATTTCGATAATCACGTGTACTCCTggttatgtttctgtgtgtgagaggccaTTTCATTGGTGTTTTGCTAGTTGTCTGTGTAGGTAGGCCAAACTGCGTAGACTGAACCTCCTGCAGACAGGGTGTGATTCCTGCTGAAAACGAAACTTAGGAAGACAGGATGCATCCCTATCGTAAGCAACGTGTATTCTACCCCAGCCTTTCTGAAATTTCTTTGACCTGAAATAATCAATGATTATCATTAGCCTATGCTTCATAATCACAATTATTGTTATGCAATGTAGTTATACCGTGCACTACACTACTCCGCTCGCGGAAACAGGAATTCTGTTCTCATCGATAGCAACTTATGTCGAAaaaatatgtgtagcctactgtattatcATAGCCTACTCACCGCAAATAGGGAATTGAAAAGGATGAGAATGCATTTGCACAGTTGTCCACAACCGTCCACTCCCATGGCTGAAGAATTGGTGCTTCGGATGGGGCTAAAAGGGTGATTGTGCGTTTGCCAACCGGAGGCTATGTCGAATCCAAAACTGTAGTCACTGCCACTTCTCGCCTTGATGCTGGTTTCGTTAAATGTGACGGTCACTGTCAACTGATTGGAGTATAGAAAGAAGTGACGTTATTTATTGGGCGTGACTAAGATTGGGAAATAGTGAAGAAACGAAACTAGAGCCTGTTATTTCGCAACCATCGCCATCCAAGTTTTCATTTCTTTGAAATTTGGCTATTTTCGGTGTAGGGTCTAGGCTATGTTTGGGAGCTGTATGTCTGCATCTAGCCATATTTATTGATATTTAGCCTAGAAGAATTAAAATGAGACCTGAATTAAATCTCTCTTATTGAAAGATCTATTCCCAAACCCCATTTAGGAAAAAATAATGAGTGATAGAATAGAGaaggatttttttgttttagctcTTCAGCTGAAATGAAAACCTGCCCTTGGCTAAATGACATCTGCCAAAACGCAGCTGTTAATTAGTGATGACTGTGACATACATGATGGAGCGTCCCTGGCCATTGCCCTGGCTGGCCATGTCTTCTTCATAAACATGGAGCAAAAGAATAGTCCTtcagtctggctatcaccatactaagatcaATCTGATTGAACATTGGTTTGAGGAATCTGCGCTTTATTTcgactgcacaagaggcgtgatcaatgggcatactTCAAATGACTCCCTACCAGACTTTTAGAATTGGACTCCTCTACTCTGCCCTAAAtagaagttgaatttgaattggagtGACAGGAGGTGGAATTAAATTCATGCCAATTAAAATATGCTtagataatccttcaaccaatcagaccaacaataagccagtttgtgattggacccagcaaacgtggacacgaagcaggagagatggatgcacaggtttccagcctgaactgcagggcgaaatccgcTGAATCACGCTGAGTTTACCCAGCCTAATCCTTCACGGCATAATACACATGACTTAGCcacagaggtgtaaaagtctcCAATCATTtactaaaccagctgattctcatTGGCACAACTCCTCAACCAGGTAGCCTATGAGGTGGTGAACTCACCTGTGTTACTGTAGTGCAGGTAGAAGCAatacctctgaagttcgcctacaaaaaggaaccaaagctgccatctttacaGATAGATTGAATCttgatcttgaatttccccttggggatcaacaaagcactgtatctatctatctatctatctatctatctatttatctatcagATATAGGCTACTTTTGCTACACAACAATACTGTTGGTATTTTTGTTACAGGGTGTAGTTCATTCCAGTGAAGAAATAATCTTCATTCAAAATCCCCATTTATTTTCCCATAGTAGATCTCAAGATACATGATCTCCTtctttgggcaaagatggtagcttttttgtagggaAACTTCAGCGGGGTATAAGTGGTGGGACTAACTTTCAACTACACCTGTAAAGACCATCATGCTCTCTCCTGTACATCAGGACCTGCAAAGATCAAATCAATACCTGATTAAGGGATAGCAGTACAGGTCTACAGTGCAGTAGAATTCTGAAGTATTCTCACtgtattctgatgtgttcatATGTTACTCCTATGCGTAGTATACGGCGGGGTAGGGGTGGCCATAAAATTGTAGGACTTTGTCAGACACCAAAAACCTGACCAGATGTAGACACTAAGTGAGGCCTACGACTGTGTATATCTCGGGGACATTAGTGATAACATGGGCTGAAGGAGACacctgttggtgtgtatgtctaGGATTTTACGCGTTTACAATTTACGTTTGTGTACATTTACGTGTTCGATTTACTGAACCTGCTTTATCTAACTGAAAAAAGTCgcaccacgg
Encoded here:
- the zgc:65811 gene encoding CD9 antigen isoform X1 gives rise to the protein MGVDGCGQLCKCILILFNSLFAIVGLGMVGLGLGLRLSSETRGLFDVELKTQQFVIFVVVLIILGSLMLIVSICGFHGACNENRSSLGIFAILLAIMAGVEIGAGVLVFMRSDEVSQDIANVYASLYAQFVNNRDASIGTTLRIFHKVFDCCGIGGVLEPLVRDTCPDKGFWGALSTSACPSVIVNLFQDKAPLIMGFFLANSALMIIALVCSSLLRKAIREASVSPYVLLTTSIFNGSPSVAVYPSYPVTMPIAEEA
- the zgc:65811 gene encoding CD9 antigen isoform X2, whose product is MGVDGCGQLCKCILILFNSLFAIVGLGMVGLGLGLRLSSETRGLFDVELKTQQFVIFVVVLIILGSLMLIVSICGFHGACNENRSSLGIFAILLAIMAGVEIGAGVLVFMRSDEVSQDIANVYASLYAQFVNNRDASIGTTLRIFHKVFDCCGIGGVLEPLVRDTCPDKGFWGALSTSACPSVIVNLFQDKAPLIMGFFLANSALMIVALACYALLAKAIKESRHAFPITYSGPKIF